The DNA region ttcccatcctgcaaaaagaaaacaacagtgtggtcagcgtttacttcccgaaacaacatttgacTTCACTAAGTAAAACTTACCTCAgttttatcctccaccttctcactctcctcctccaccttcccatccttcatctcctccacattcccttcctgcaaaaataaaacaacagtgTGGTCAGTTATGAACAACAGaagataagtacttaacgaagcgttaagtacttaacgaagcgataagtacttaacgaagcgttaagtacttaacgaagcgataagtacttaacgaagcgttaagtacttaacgaagcgttaagtattAAACACAGCGTTAAGTCCTAAACAAAACGATAAGTTTCTTTATTACCTCAGTCTTGCCCTTCTTTTCCaatttgctcttcttcttcttcttcctctcctccTCCATACTATCTAATTTGCCTATTAACGTGACCATCCTTTGGTTGGATTTGGCTAATAACTGTTCGCACATACTAACAACCAACTTTTTAATATAAGCCTTGTGATGTGTTTGAGTTTCTTCGTAAGCTGTTTTCATCTCTttgagctcctccttcagcGCTTTTACCTCCTCTTTCAGCTcttcacatttacatccaacagaagATGTTGGAGGTAATCCAGGACTAGTAGCGGATGGGGGACTAGGAATGTTGGCAGGACtagattcataagcaagcttcctcttcaggtTTACTGCTTCTTTGAGATTAACCACAGCCTTTCTCTTCCGGGTGTTTGGTTTGGAAGTAGGTTCTTCATGTTCATCCTCAGGTTCACTTTCCGATTCATCATAATCCTCCTTCACTAACTTCCCttctgtaaatccctcaaaaaattcatcagttgactcatctatttgttcaaagtcctcaccactgtataacctcttctccatggaggactcttccatctctgTCAGATCCGTTGTCTCCAGGGCAGACTTTATCTCGATCAAGGTGttcttcctgttggaatgatagactaacaaccttgggcgtagaggatcATTAAGCTCATTCTTTCTAGCAAATTTAGGGACAAAACCTTTGATGACCtcatatgtccacacttgaaatgccagtgcaaacccataaatgttataagcaaaaggagcataaggatcaatactctttttcttcttcttataatatttgtgactaagatgtctcatgttcttgttcaaacccttgagggtggctctaaaggtcaCCTTCCCCCAAGGAAATCGGAGGAAACTTTCCTCGTCTTCGACCATGTGGAGGATTTTTGCAAATACCACActccttgggtcaaatgaaaataggtactggcaaatcaggcataccagccccatcttccaggcatcttccttatctctacatttcaaaaaagcagtctccaactcttgcattactacactcgtcttccctttaaaatattttaccaacagaggtggacaacctcggcattgttcttcgttcacctcaggaaaccttccgaagtttaggcccgtcaccaatgcgtactctttcataccaaacacaagttcttgcccattgatattgaaagttttctccttggagtttgaggttaccctcctaagcaacatgtgatgtacaatagttcctgagaactgcaacaCTGGCGCAGAGACTATATATCTGAATTGGGTATTGTACACCTTCTCcacaagatccatttcctcaaacttcataacaatcttcttcaggcaAAGGACGCTTTTCCAAGATATCCGTCCAGGAAAATCAGGAACGgtggtttctgccatctacaaaaggaacaacaacaaaaatgtaagaacaaataCATAAACCACAGcaaacgttaagtacttaacgaagcgataAGTACTTAAAGCGTTAAGTATTTAACgaaacgttaagtacttaacgaagcgttaagtacttagcgaagcgttaagtacttagcgaagcgttaagtacttagcgaaacgttaAGTAATTCGCGAATCCCTAAACCagaaacaataaccaacaaCCAGAAACAAATATGCAAATATAAGGCAATAATCAATAACCAGAAACAAACATTAAACGCTAAACCTAACCAAATAAACTGAAACAgccaaaaccctaaaacttaacatgcaaatatgaaaacccataaccaaaaaaagacatgcaacaaacaaaaaaaaacaaacctgAGATTTATGGGGAATCAATGAGACGGATAGAGAGAGAGGACACGAGGGGGACGGGCAGATCGGCCTTGTCAAAGTCTTCAGTGAGACGGTTGTAGAGAGAGAGGAATCGAGAGGATAGAAGAgggaaaatggaagaaatgaatgtcgaaatgttttattttttaaaatatatggtatgGAGCGTGCATATACGTGCGCCTCTTCGTCTTCCTACGCGCGCGTGCAGaaacgctaagtacttaacgaagcgttaagtacttatcgaagcgttaagtacttaacgaagcgttaagtacttaacgtttcgataagtacttaacgaagcgttaagtaactagcagaaacgatatcatctgcaaatatcatcacagccaaaagaacaatcaataatatgaacaaactaataaaccaatatgaacaaatatgaacatatatgaacaaatatgacccaatatgaacaaatatgaacaaatatgattcaatatgaaccaatattaaccaatatcaccaaaaagaacatatttagggttagggtttcattaagaaatacaaataagaacataaatctgttatataaacatagatTCGGGGATTAGGTTTCTTATCTTGTAGATTTATGCTTTAGGGGTCGTCGTCGCTAGAGTTTACGCCGCCGGCGACAAACTCAGGAGGAAAGAAAGCttgagagagaaatgaaaaaatttgagtatatatatcaatactgtttcacttcgcgaaacgcgaactcccttcgcgttacgcgaaaagggtaaatttgtccaaaaaaaattaagtggtcactagatcaaatattattaaacctGACCACGGACGCAAATAAGCCTTTCTtcagggtcatttcgtccaatttccccaCTTTAAACAtggtaatatataatattttttattattaaattagagATGTTTTTTTACTCCGTCCTGAACAAGATTGTTAAAATTTCGAGCTAACTCTTAAAATTCTACGATTCTATGATTTCATATCAGTGTTTAACGaatctgattttaagtaaattattaaatatgtaaactcttacgattttaaatttacgatattaaaatcttacgagtgtataaataattttatatttatatataattttttcttaaattgactaagtatataaaatatttattatatatatatataataataataataataataataataataatatataactattattttttaaaattaaactcgtgcaatttaaatttaaagtaaactctaaattttatatGTAATAGACTAACGATTTTACACGTAAATTTCCGGTTTTTACCCCCTCTTATTTCTGATATCTCTCattatactaattatttattattatttaccagATATAAAAGAAGATTTTCCAAGTTAATTTCTTCACAAGAAGATTGTAAAAGAGGAGATTGCTTTAATTTGTCTGCGATGAAGACTCTCATTTGTTACTAGACTAGTGTGATTGTTTGGGATGGATGATTGGGATCGAGTACCTTCGTTTAAGATACAAGTCACCACATAAAAAAACTTTCCTTGTAGagaaaaaattcatttaaagtATGATAAATGCAAATATGTTTGTGGCCCAGCTGCCATGCACCCCACCAcctataataatttaatttcttgtTTCAGTTTGTCTCAATTAATGTACTATCATTAACCCAGAGTTGGTGCATATCAACGAATGCACAAGATTTCGTCCAACCTCATGATATGTACTTGATTCTTCCATATGGAGAAAGACGTGTCATTATTGGAGTCAGTCCAGAGTAAGTCCGGCAATTACATGACCTAAAACTAATTCATTTcctaaataacaaaataatttaaaactaaaataataataataataattctcccTCTTTTTTTTTCACTCTCCCACTTTTTAACAAATGTACATCTAAGTTCCtaacaataaatttaagaaacCTCTTCATTTAATTATGAccaatgaaaattttgatcaacatcagaaagaaaataacatcaTGAGAGTATATATACATAGTTGTGTCAAATATTATAAGAGAGTTAGACTTCCACTTCTTGGAATTTTGAGCGTTTTTGTGagctttttattttaaatagttgtGATAACTAATGAGTAGATAACTGTAATGATTTTGTACGAATGATTTGTTAAATTTTGGGACCATACATGTAAATATATTGGAatggttaattaatttttttaaaatattaagaaataaattatacacCTCAGATTATTGTTATTAGGTGAcatagaatattattttaaagaccAAATTTAAAGATGGTCTAGGAcagaattaaatttattaattttttaggcTAAAATGATATAACATTATTAGTTATGACCACTTAAAGACCTATACATATAGACCGTTATAACTTTCACTTCAACTTACAAAATTATAGTCAATATGACTTCCATTTAAAGTTAACTTAAATAGATTATACTTATTTGATTTCGTTCCTATAAACTTTAGTACTTAGTTACTAGTTTATCTAACTCCGTAAATACAAATGTACTAATAAGTAGCTCAAGTAACAAATATGCTTAATAAGACAACAAAGATTATGAGATAGATTCTCATTTACAACTCCTTAAATTTAAGTATGTTTCATTTTTGTTAGGTAATGCTAACTTCTTCTGTGATAAAAGTCagtttaaaagataaaaaaattgcGGTTCATTTTCATTTTAGGCTAGTTcttctctttaatttaaaaaaaaaaaagcctcatattttaaatattaataataattaattatctaggCTGAACTGAACTTCACTCTTGATCTTCCCATTCCTTGCCAGCTAGCTagcttctttctttctttatttattgCTACAATTCGCGGGCAGCACTTCCTGATCTGTATATATATCTCTTTAATTAAGTTGATATCAATTCAACTTGGAATTCTATTCTAGTTCTTCTTACAAAATTAAGAAGAAGACACTTAActgttacaataataatatttacctTTCATTTCAtcattgattaatttataattccaaACATAGAAAAAAATGGTTGCCTCTTCTAATCTGCTTCTACTACTGGTAGTGGTCTTCTGTTCTTGCGGCGGTTCATCTGACATGGTAGATTCGCAATTTCTGAATGTTCCTGTTTCGCAGTTCATAGATTCTATCAAGTTCACCATTGACGCCGTACAACAGGTTGCCTCCATTGTCTCAGGCTTCGGTAGCAATTTTGGCGAATTTCGGCTCTCCAATGCAATCGCCGACTGCATTGATCTGCTAGATTTAACCGCCGAGGAACTCTCCTGGACTCTCTCAGCTTCTTCTGATCACAATTCCAATCAAGGTAAAACAAAACATCATACTATTTTGTTCTTTACTTAATTGAAATGTTAACTATATCACTTGATCACTTGTTTGAGTGCATTGAAGGACGACGAAAAGacgacaacaacaacaacgGCACAGGATATCTAAGTTCTGATTTGAGGACATGGCTAAGTGGGGCCCTCGCGAATCAGGACACATGCATAGATGGATTTGACGGCACCAACAGTTTTATTATCAAAAGTACCATTGTCGGCGGCCTAAACCAAATCTCTTCCTTGATCCTCCAATCGCTCCAACAAGTTCACGatactcctcctcctcctccgacCTCACCTTCCAGGCAATGGAACCCTGCGTGGTTTAGTGCTAGGGAACTCCAGACCGGTTGGGGGTCGGTCGACGCGGTGGTGGCGAAAGACGGCTCCGGggattataacaaaattatggACGCGGTAGCCTCTGCTCCATTATTGAGCACGCGGCGGTTTGTGATCTACGTTAAGAAGGGAGTGTATAAGGAATATGTGGAGATTAATAAGCATCAATGGAATATTATGATCGTGGGAGATGGAATGGATGCAACCATTATTTCGGGTAATCGAAGTTTCAAAGGTGGTTACACAACTTTTCGGTCAGCCACTTTTTCTGTGAATGGGAAAGGATTCATAGCACGGGACATCACGTTTGAGAACACGGCAGGGGCGGAGATGGAACAAGCGGTGGCATTCAGGTCGGACTCTGACTTATCTGTCTTGTACCGATGCGGCATAAAGGGGTTCCAGGACACACTGTACGCTCACAGCTCGCGCCAATTTTACCGGGAGTGTCGCATTTCCGGCACGGTGGACTTCATATTCGGAGATGGCACGGTGGTGTTCCAAAGCTGCCAAATCGTAGCTCGGAAAGGAAAGCCGAATCAAAAGAACGCCATAACAGCCCAAGGGCGGAAACATCCCTGCAACACTACCGGGTTTTCGATCCAATTCTCAAACATATCGGTGGAAACAGAGTTGTTAGTGGACAACCAGACGCAGACGTATTTGGGTCGGCCATGGAGGTTGTATTCGAGGACGATGATCATGCAATCTTACATAGGCCCGGGGATAAGAGCCGAGGGGTGGCTGGAGTGGAAGGGGGATTTGGGTCTCAACACACTTTGGTATGGAGAGTATATGAATTATGGGGAAGGGGCAGGGGTGGGAAACCGTGTCAAGTGGCCTGGATTTCATCTTGTCAAGGATCCTTCGCATGCAAGAAATTTCACGGTCGCGGAATTCATTTTGGGGGACTACTGGTTGCCTGCTACAGACATCAAGTACACAGCCGGCTTGTCGGTttaatataaagtttatataaataaataaataattaattaacgtTGGAATAATGTACCTAGTATCTAATTAGCTGATCATCATCAGTTATTGAGTACCGgtggtttgatttattatttattcaaggGGTAAAGTAAAGAAGGGTACTTCCACGAAATTGATTCATTTGTGAATGTGATGCTCACTCagattaatcaatttaaattaatgagcTATTTATTATGTAAgttaatattatgaaataaaacaaatgtttaataaaaaaaaattgaattaatataaattatcactaacaaatttattattaagttataaaattctATTGGTATAtacacaaaaattataaaaaaaaagtgtgaaattattgaaaataacataattttttaagacCCTTAAAATTTTGTCCAAACTTTCCTGGCTGGCATGCCATATCAAATGTTGGGTTGAAAACTCCTCGAAAGGGTTGAAGGGGTCTTCTGTTCCAAAAATCCCGTCTCACTCTATACCAAATGACAAAACGACAAGATTtgtgttaaaatatatataaaaaagacatTC from Impatiens glandulifera chromosome 5, dImpGla2.1, whole genome shotgun sequence includes:
- the LOC124940463 gene encoding pectinesterase/pectinesterase inhibitor PPE8B-like; the encoded protein is MVASSNLLLLLVVVFCSCGGSSDMVDSQFLNVPVSQFIDSIKFTIDAVQQVASIVSGFGSNFGEFRLSNAIADCIDLLDLTAEELSWTLSASSDHNYNNNNGTGYLSSDLRTWLSGALANQDTCIDGFDGTNSFIIKSTIVGGLNQISSLILQSLQQVHDTPPPPPTSPSRQWNPAWFSARELQTGWGSVDAVVAKDGSGDYNKIMDAVASAPLLSTRRFVIYVKKGVYKEYVEINKHQWNIMIVGDGMDATIISGNRSFKGGYTTFRSATFSVNGKGFIARDITFENTAGAEMEQAVAFRSDSDLSVLYRCGIKGFQDTLYAHSSRQFYRECRISGTVDFIFGDGTVVFQSCQIVARKGKPNQKNAITAQGRKHPCNTTGFSIQFSNISVETELLVDNQTQTYLGRPWRLYSRTMIMQSYIGPGIRAEGWLEWKGDLGLNTLWYGEYMNYGEGAGVGNRVKWPGFHLVKDPSHARNFTVAEFILGDYWLPATDIKYTAGLSV